A window of the Nitrosopumilus ureiphilus genome harbors these coding sequences:
- a CDS encoding ribosome biogenesis/translation initiation ATPase RLI: MTHRVAVLDQDLCQPKKCGLECIKYCPVNKSGAECIVLNEESKKAQIDEDICNGCGICVKVCPFDAITIVNLASELATDKIHQYGANSFRLFKLPTPKKGEVVGLLGRNGMGKSTVVNILSGNLKPNLGRYENPPEWNEILKHYSGTELKQHFEKIEQKQIRASIKPQQVHHIAQAFDGTGKELLDKYDERGVSRELIKELGLENSMEQNLKELSGGELQRIAVAAAASKDAEFYFFDEPSSYNDVFQRTGVARVIQNLAKIGKSVMVVEHDLTLLDFLSDYIEVLYGEPGAYGIVSTILSTKIGINVFLDGYLPNENVRFRDKKFSFDVSSSTTDIFEEGSTIVTYPKLVKKYPTFSVTIEAGEVRKGEVLGIMGANALGKTTMMKMIAGVESPDSGSINKKIKIAYKPQYLQNDIDVEVISVLDKANGNPVEGSMEEEQILEPLKIKKLYNKSIKNLSGGELQKVAVASCLLQKVDLYALDEPSAFLDVEDRIAVAKFIQKFVRSFGKSAIIIDHDLQLMDLISDSIVIFEGESGVAGRATTPMRKAEAMNRFLKSLDISFRRDERSLRPRVNKLESRLDKDQKTSGNFYYKH, translated from the coding sequence ATGACTCACAGGGTAGCCGTTTTAGATCAAGACCTATGCCAACCAAAAAAATGTGGTTTGGAGTGCATCAAATACTGCCCAGTTAACAAATCAGGAGCAGAATGTATTGTTCTAAATGAGGAATCAAAGAAAGCCCAGATAGATGAAGACATCTGTAATGGATGTGGAATATGTGTCAAAGTATGCCCCTTTGATGCAATAACTATTGTAAATCTAGCAAGTGAGTTGGCTACAGATAAAATACACCAATATGGAGCAAATTCATTTAGATTATTCAAATTACCTACTCCAAAAAAAGGCGAAGTGGTAGGACTATTAGGAAGAAATGGCATGGGGAAAAGTACTGTAGTCAATATTCTATCAGGGAATTTAAAACCAAACCTTGGAAGATATGAAAATCCACCAGAGTGGAATGAAATCTTAAAGCATTATAGTGGAACTGAACTTAAACAGCATTTTGAAAAAATTGAGCAAAAGCAAATTCGTGCATCAATAAAACCACAACAGGTTCATCATATTGCACAGGCATTTGATGGAACAGGAAAGGAACTTCTCGACAAGTATGATGAAAGAGGAGTTTCAAGAGAGTTAATCAAAGAATTAGGATTGGAAAATTCCATGGAACAGAATCTAAAGGAATTAAGCGGAGGGGAGTTACAAAGAATTGCAGTAGCTGCTGCTGCATCAAAAGATGCAGAATTTTATTTCTTTGATGAACCATCATCATACAATGACGTTTTTCAAAGAACAGGTGTTGCTCGCGTAATTCAGAACTTGGCAAAAATTGGAAAGAGTGTGATGGTTGTAGAACATGATCTTACATTGCTTGATTTTCTTAGTGACTATATCGAAGTTCTATATGGTGAACCTGGGGCGTATGGAATTGTTTCAACTATACTATCTACAAAAATTGGAATCAATGTCTTTCTTGATGGTTATCTGCCAAATGAAAATGTAAGATTTAGAGACAAGAAATTTTCTTTTGATGTATCATCATCTACTACAGATATTTTTGAAGAAGGAAGCACAATTGTCACATATCCAAAATTAGTAAAAAAATATCCGACATTTTCAGTGACAATTGAAGCAGGGGAAGTAAGAAAAGGCGAAGTTCTAGGCATAATGGGAGCAAATGCTCTAGGTAAAACAACCATGATGAAGATGATTGCAGGAGTTGAAAGTCCAGATTCAGGAAGCATTAATAAAAAAATCAAGATTGCATACAAACCTCAATATCTTCAAAATGACATTGATGTAGAAGTCATATCAGTATTAGATAAAGCAAATGGCAATCCAGTAGAAGGAAGTATGGAAGAAGAACAAATACTAGAACCACTAAAAATCAAAAAACTATACAATAAATCTATCAAAAATCTTTCAGGAGGAGAATTGCAAAAGGTTGCAGTTGCGTCTTGTTTATTACAAAAAGTAGATTTGTATGCCTTAGATGAACCATCAGCATTTTTAGATGTCGAAGACAGAATTGCAGTTGCAAAATTCATTCAGAAATTTGTTCGTTCTTTTGGAAAATCAGCAATAATTATTGATCATGATTTGCAGTTGATGGATTTAATTTCAGATTCAATAGTAATTTTTGAGGGAGAATCAGGAGTTGCAGGAAGAGCTACGACTCCAATGCGAAAGGCCGAAGCAATGAACAGATTTCTAAAATCCCTTGACATCTCATTTAGAAGAGATGAAAGGAGTCTCAGACCTCGTGTGAACAAACTAGAGAGTAGATTAGATAAAGATCAGAAAACATCTGGAAATTTCTATTACAAACACTAA
- a CDS encoding leucyl aminopeptidase produces MKIKTESSIKKKTELLCGFVLENSNKVLGLTKIDGKTASSINQSLKDMDGKLGKLNIIPSPGDKYAHRILLAGLGKKEDLTNDTIRYVSGKIAQKARELKLKEFSIIFPPSFVSESISSISQIVEGSKMALYKFDKFKSEKAEKTPDLTIIVSKSNNISKTIRTSEIVADGTIFTKSIANLPPNECTPTTLANFAKMVSKKNKMKCHIISKLELKKKGFGGISAVGQGSKNEPKLIVLEHSNGPRNEKPIVLVGKAVTFDTGGISLKPGDKMDEMKFDKCGGCTVLGIMKAVSELKLPINVVGIIPSVENMPGGESYRPGDIIKLYGGKTAEILNTDAEGRLILADALSYGEKQYSPKAMIDFATLTGACIVALGTNVAAIISNNKKLTKKINDASKNTSEEVWELPLNQDYMDMIKSDVADMKNVGIGRAAGTITAAAFLRNAITDTPWIHFDIAGVAWTQTATKEKSYNPKGATGFGVRLILDYLQKL; encoded by the coding sequence ATGAAAATAAAAACTGAAAGTTCTATAAAAAAGAAAACAGAACTTCTTTGTGGATTCGTCTTAGAAAATTCAAACAAAGTCTTAGGATTAACAAAAATCGATGGAAAAACAGCATCATCAATTAATCAATCTCTAAAAGATATGGATGGAAAGTTGGGAAAACTGAACATAATCCCATCTCCAGGAGACAAATATGCCCACAGAATTCTTCTTGCAGGATTAGGAAAAAAAGAAGATCTGACAAATGACACTATAAGATATGTTTCAGGGAAAATCGCACAAAAAGCACGAGAGTTAAAGTTGAAAGAATTTTCAATAATTTTCCCTCCAAGTTTTGTAAGTGAATCAATTTCATCGATTTCTCAGATTGTGGAAGGCTCCAAAATGGCCCTATACAAATTCGATAAATTCAAGTCAGAAAAAGCAGAGAAGACACCAGATCTTACAATCATCGTTTCTAAATCAAACAACATTTCAAAGACCATCAGAACTTCTGAAATTGTTGCAGATGGCACAATATTTACTAAAAGTATTGCAAATTTACCTCCAAACGAATGTACTCCAACTACTTTAGCAAATTTTGCAAAAATGGTTTCAAAAAAGAATAAAATGAAATGCCATATCATTTCGAAACTTGAATTAAAAAAGAAAGGTTTTGGCGGAATTTCAGCAGTAGGACAGGGAAGTAAAAATGAACCTAAACTAATTGTTTTAGAACACAGTAATGGACCAAGAAATGAAAAACCCATTGTTCTAGTTGGCAAAGCTGTGACATTTGACACAGGAGGAATTTCATTGAAACCTGGAGATAAAATGGATGAAATGAAATTTGACAAATGTGGTGGGTGTACAGTTCTAGGTATAATGAAAGCAGTTTCAGAATTAAAATTACCAATCAATGTTGTAGGAATTATTCCTTCAGTTGAAAACATGCCTGGTGGGGAATCATACAGACCTGGAGACATCATAAAATTGTATGGTGGAAAAACTGCAGAAATTCTAAATACAGATGCAGAAGGTAGATTGATTTTAGCTGATGCGTTATCATATGGAGAAAAGCAATATTCACCAAAGGCAATGATTGATTTTGCAACTCTGACAGGTGCATGCATTGTAGCATTAGGAACAAATGTTGCAGCAATAATATCAAACAATAAAAAGTTAACAAAGAAGATCAATGATGCCTCAAAGAATACAAGCGAGGAAGTTTGGGAACTTCCACTCAATCAAGATTATATGGACATGATAAAATCAGATGTTGCAGATATGAAAAATGTAGGAATAGGCAGAGCTGCGGGAACTATCACGGCTGCAGCATTTTTGAGAAATGCAATTACTGATACACCATGGATACACTTTGATATTGCAGGAGTGGCATGGACTCAGACAGCTACTAAGGAAAAATCATACAATCCAAAAGGGGCAACAGGTTTTGGTGTAAGATTAATTTTAGATTATTTACAAAAATTGTAG